The DNA region TTCATTCCAATATGATCAAGCTGAGCGAGGCTTCATCTTGATTAAATCTTCAATCTTCATGCTTGGTGATTGGGAAAGTTATTTTTTGCCTTCCTTTACTTTGGGATACTGGTTAGTTACTGCTGATTTTTTGCTTGGCACTCTCCTTTACGCGCCTTTGGATTTGTGTAGCTCACGAACGTTAACAGAATAATTAGTGGCACCCTTCAGTAATTTGAAAGTTAGTGAAATGAACTTCAGTCAAATGATTCGAATGTCCTCAAATCATGTGTGCCTATAATAGATTAAGCACGTGCAATGTCCCTATACTGTCTTCAACATAAATAGAAATTTTTAGATTCTTGGTGTTAAGCCATTTTTATCAGCACATAGCAGTAGTCCTACACTCCCACCTCCCTCTTTTGATAACTTTGGTTGTGACGTGTAATGTAAAACGAGATGTTGTTTACGAGAAgagttttatttcttaaattaaattaaatgcataAAACATTACAAACGATTTTAACGCTCTAACTTACAAGACGGTGTTCTTGTTCTTAGCCAGCCTTGGCCACATTAGTGATGGTTTAATTGTAGAGACTAGAGACATAGTTGTACTTTTAATCCATTAATTTTTGTCTGTCACGTGCTGCTACCTAGTAAATTGACTGCGAAGCAGTAAAACTGAGATCTGATTGTCCCTCTGATTCTTCTGAAGTATTCACATATTGCCTGACACATTTCCTGCTTAACTTCTGTAGTTCTTGGCATTAGATGCTATAATATCTGTGGCCATATTGGGATTTATCGTTCCTGCTTCCGATTTGATTTAACAGTCTGCAAAAATGCTGTCTCTTGTGCCTATTTTTTCCGCGTATAAAAATCCATGCATTGTTTCAgaatcttaaatttatttattatttaaaaaaatgttggacTTCATTCAAGATGTTCCAAATGTTGTTCGGGGTTGTTGcttcacaaaaaataaattaatcataacaCGATGtctcattattataatttgtacaACACCACCACCCATTTTCTAAGCCGAATAATTAGTTGGTTGATATTTCTCCTATGTGTAGTATTTTGGTAATAGAGATGGCATTGATGTGCAGCTTTGATCATTTTTCTATGAGTGAATGTTACACCAATCAAGACTGTAATATAACAAACCTCTTTTTGCCCAATGGTGTGGCATTTGTGTTAAATCTATActctaaatttaattgaaagagATATTGCTTCTATGCAGCTTAGAAAGAAGTCTTCAAATTCAAGCAAGTCAGAAGAAGATAGGACCAGCAAGATCCATAACAAAGACTGTGAACTCATGGGCTTAACATGGCTTCTGGCTAAGAATAGAACAGCTTACATTCACACAGTTTCGGGGGTTCTTCGAGCTTTGATGTTGAGCAGGGAAGGCTCTGACCCACAATCATGCACTCTAAACAGTGATGGAATGCCTCTTGCCGTTGATTCCTCTGAAATGTCAGATGAATCTTCAGCCACCAACCTACAAGCACCAATTTTCCTCTCTCTGTTATTTCTACATTATTATTTCAATGTATTATCCACCTAACTGCAAAAAAGATTGATCCCCATTCCCCAACATGGCATTTGTAAATTTGAATCTATGCTTTGGTGCTTaggagtgtaatttttttattttctttcttgggTGTTAATTGAAATTGGTTTATTTTGATTGATAGAAAATTCATAatggttttaattattttggtgGGCCTCCATTGCCATGTGCTAATAGCGACCAGTGCTCCGTATAGGAGGGACAAAATTGGATTACATTGAGTCGTTGTGGTGACATTATTTATAGACAGTTGTATGTTTCACGGGCAATTTATCATTTAGGGAACGTTTACGTCTCCATCACAATCCTGATATCTCTGATTCAGTGTCTGAATTATATCAAGGATATCGATGTATCACGAGTTCAACATGGAGTTAATATGACATGGGAAACGGGCAGTAAAAGATAATATAGTGATTTagcatatatttaaaataataaccgtatttttttagataatttttttcaaacatgttatagaaaatatttttttaattacaaaatattatattaatgatattatatttactttcttttttattttaaaatttaaaatgtttgtaTAACAAATTGTAAAAACTAAACCAcataaagtaatattttttcagttgatTCAGCAAAGCAGTGAATTTGGACATTTGGAATCCTATAAAACTCTATAATCCATGCTCCGGAAGATCGAGAAGGAATATTAGTATACATATTAagttacaattaattttaaaaatacaaaatttattattatttgatataaaataattaatatcattacttgattttttataatcatttttaatttgaaataaaaataataattaattgtaattataGAAACAAAGCGCCAATATACAAAGTAGTTCATAATTTTGATcaacttttattaaattaatttacatatgTTGAATTGGTCAAGAAACAGTTGACGTGCTGATTCcagatctaataatttttttttctatgatggttaaaaaaaattaacatttttattctttcaagaacgaaaagatatttttttatttattattaaaagatgAGTTTTAAATTGTTACTATCATCCTAAACATCTCATTTACCACCAAAGTAGTCTGGTTGGATGAGCATGAATGTGAATATTATAAATCTCCTTTTATCATGTTGAAttcttacaaatataaaaaattaattaaaaaaatcatcttaaaataaaaaattcactcTAAATAACCAAAGACCTTGATCAaggtgattaaaaaaaactaaaatttcaaccaaaaaaaaaaaagatattttttatcattagaaGACGAGTTTAAAATTGttgttatcattttaaaaaatcccATTCTGAAGATTCCTTTGCGTATAGACGAAAAGGTTAGTGGTCGTTATGGTCCAGTTCTCCCTCAGGAACTCGTCCTGGAAATCCTGTCATGGCTTCCAGTGATCGTTCTGATGCGAAGTCTTGGAATTCGTTATTCTTGGATCCTTCTTTTGTGAAGCTGTTCTTGAGTCGCATCAGAACCATGTTCCATACACTGCTGCTCCATAGTTGATTATTGTGGCTCCCCATTCAAGTTGAATGGATTGGTCTGTTTGAGACCTATTTCTCATTAACAGGGAGACTGCGTCCTATTAtgtaatttattcatttgatttgaGGATTGAAACACACAGATGTTTGTTACTGCCTGCTTGGTCGATCTAGGGGCTGCTTATGCCTCTGTCTTTCTCATTATCACCACGGAAATCATTATTTCTCTGTTTGGCAAATGAAGGAGTCTTGCTGAATGTTAATTGTGATCATGTTCAAATCTTTAATTCTCAACGTTCATATCACTTCCCATTGTGCATGTCTGAAAACAGCCATGTTTTGTTGCTGTCAACCAATGAAGATTTTTAAACTTATTACGTATAACCGGAGAGATGACTCTTGACAGAGTAGAGAATATTGTTGAGTGTTGACATTAGCTCTAAAAAAAGTTTGGTTGCAATCTACTGATTATGTTGAAAGCATGGTTTTCCCTTATTGTAACTGAGCTCCTCCGCAATGATTGGCTTATCTGAATTTATGTGACTGTCAAGTAAGTGGTTTTGAAACCTTGTCATTTCATATATGGGTAATACGTATAGTGTGAATATTTTTTGTGGTTCTGTAAATGGACTAATTTGTTGGTTAATTGTTATAATGGTTGTATCAAAATCTTTGGATTGGATGaggttattataatttttctgttttttataaATGACTATTTTGCTGGCTTTCTCAGTTGAAAGCCTTTTCTTTTCTACGCCTGACATTCTTGTATACTTTGAATTAGCACCGaaggtaatttatttatttgtttactgAGGGATTTGGATTTGGCTATACGGTTAGCAATAGCAATGCATGCGTTTATTCTTTTTGTGTTTCTGTTTTGGCTTTTACTGCATTTTCTGTTCTCGGTTGAAACCTTATTCTGATTCCTTTAACTCCTTCACTTTCTCTTGTTGTAGAATCTTGTGTAAGGGGATTGTACCTGTCTGATTGGTTGTTCTTTTTGTAGTTGGCAATCTAGGTACACGTGTATGGATTTGCAAAACATTGCAGTGATGTTGAAACTTCAAAGAATGTCAAGGGAAATTCTACAGAAGTCTATAGACACAGGGGTTCTATGGAAAATAGATTTAAGGCTCAGTCAACCAGAAAATTTCAAGACATTATATGTTGTGTTTTTTGTGGACTATTTCAAAAGTTTCAAATCCTGCATTGAGTAGTTTAGCTTTTCTCAAAGGGTATATATATCTGCATGAGATAAGATGGGTTAAACTAGATAGCGAGACAAAGGTGTTGTGCACATGAGATTGGGCCAAATGGTTTGATGTAGTACAAATTGTCTGCACATGCAAAAGAGGGAATGTTGGAATATTTTAcgaaatgttttaattttttgtggttttcGCTTTTACTCTCTCTAGCCGCACTATGTGAAAAAATCCTTAAGAACAGTGTGTCTAACACACACGTCTCAGAGTCTGTCATTGGTTTGCTCTTGCCTCGACGATTCCGCCCTGATCAGCAACCATGACCAATATTTTGATGGAACCTTTATTATTAtggattcattttttattttgtctttctGAGGCTTAGTGGCAATGATAGTTATTAGTTAAAAGACCAACTATGCTGGGAATCTCAATATGTTGAACGATTATGATGGCTAAAAGCTGTTTTACGAGAAAATCCAATTTTAAAGCTAgttttgtttctaaaaaaatcaattttgaacatTGAACTGGCTTTAATAAAACCTATTTCTAAATCAGCTTTTGCATTCAAAACAAGTTTGCAACTCGTATATGATTCAGAAATGTTTCTAAAACcagttttgaaatcaaactaGTTTTAAAACGGATTTCAAACTGGTTCACATAAAATCCTAACCacttttgttgaaaaatatcgTTTGATTTGaatgtagtttaattttttaaaaatctaaaccATGCCCACCCCAACCATAATGGTTGGAGCAAAATCATTGCATtgaatgatgttattttatgtttatgttaatTATAAGCCAGGGCATGATTTTCCAAAGGGGAAATTGATCCTCTCCCGAATATTCAGTTATCTGCTTGGACGTGAGATTTTAGAAAGCTTTAAACATGAtgcagaaaagaagaaaaacagttACGTAAGTTATGTTCAAAGCTTGGTTTTGCTATGTAGTAAACTAGTAATTAACCTATTGTTTATCTGAATTGTTGTTAAATCAAGTGATTTTGTAGCCTTGCCATTTCATGTGCGGACAGTACAGAGagtatgaatatattttttggtggTTCCTTAGTTGAATATATTTTGGGTGAATGATTCTATTGGTTATTGCTAATGGTTAGATTCATAAATTGGACCTGGAAATTAAGTTATACATGCGTTACCGAAGCTAAAGCAAACACGCACTTAAACATGTGCAATTCGTGCAGTTTAGCAAGTTATTCTATACACTTGTGTTGTTGTGAACAATGGGCTACACATTTTAACAAATACCTagtttcattttcctttttaccCTCTAATCTCTATCATGAGTGAATGGCACATTTCACAATCAACACAGACTCATCCTGTGATTCTTTCAACAAATATTTAAGGTCTAGTTTGTCAATGTAACTTGACTGAGTGAGTCCCAACAAATTCTAAGCTTTAATATTACGATAAATAAGTTATAGGCTATATGCTACAGCCTACACGCCACACAAGAGTGATGATACTAATGAAAATCCATTGATAAATACTAATGTGCGCAATTGCAGGCTCTGTAACAATGAAGGCTGATTTGAAAATGGTGAATCGGGATACAAGATCACCAAGAGAAGAGAGGAGGAATACAGGTTAATATGAACAGTGAAGAGAGTGATGACATGATTGTGAAAAAGTAATCAAGTACAAAGCGGGCACAAGACTAAGCCATTTTCGTTACAATGGGTACACTTAACTACAACCGTCCTCCCCTGTTCCTTAACAAGAGTCTTACAGCTCCCATTGCAGTTGAAGCAAGGCAAGAACCTCAAGTCCCCACAACCCACACAAACAGCCCCAACCTTCTTTCTAGGCAAGCCATCAAGCAAGTCTCCAAGGAGACCCTCTTCGGCGACCTTAAGCATTTCATCGGCGCCACCGATGTAGAGCCCCTTCACGAACACTCTCGGAGGCACCATCACCTGCTTCCCCTTCAATAGAGTCCTGAGCTCCTCTCTGAAGCCGCTGTGCATGGACACGTCACGCTCGCAGATCACCACCCCGAATCCCTCCAAGGCGGCGCGAACCGCGTTGCAGGCCTCGAAAGTCGTCCGCACGCCCCGCAACGACGTCGTATAGATCACCACGCGCTTCTCACCGTTGGGGGGGCATATTTTCTCGAACCGGTCCGCCAGAGTTGGGGTTAATAAGAGTTTGGAACCGGTTGGGGGAGTGAGGCGGTTTTCTTTGGGTTTGGGTAAAGGTAAAGGAGAGAAGCGGAAGCTGTCGGTGTCGAGGCCGGACATGAGCTCCCATGAGTTGATGACCTCTGGTTCGGAGGGGAAGAGAGATCCAAGGGTAAAGCGGGAAGGAGGCGTGGAAGGAGGGTCGAGGGTGAGGAGGCCGTAGGTGGTGGAGGTGAGGGACACGATGTGGTGGCCCAGTGCGGAGGAGCCAAGTTGGGTGCTGAAGTCTTCGTCTTGGTTCAGCAAATTCGAAGACACGCACCCCATGCCGAGAGATTTTTGAATTTTGGTGGAACTGAAACTGATGGAAAGGAAACCTCCTTCATTAGGTTACTaataattctttattctttttagcatttcattttgggtgcttttcttcaatttgattTGCTCCTTTGTCCGATTCAATTTTCAAACGCTGCAGGGCCCACCCAACTCGACCgctaaaaaattaatgacatgCCAAGGCAGCTTATTTAAACTCCCCATTCCCTCCAacgcttctctctctctctttattctTGTGATGTTGGGCCTCATATTGAATGAATACTGCGCTCCTGGTCTGGTACACACTTCACACGCACCGGGAATTGCTTTGTGCACCCAGTCATTTTTCGAAATTCCTAAATTACCCCTCTTCTTATTTCTTCTTCACTTAACATTTCATCTTGTTTTTGGCTGCTTCTCTCTTGATAGTTCGGTTCAAGATGGTACGTGATTTTTGATCAAGCTCATTGGTTATTGTGGTTCGCTGGCAAGTGCTGGTGGTTGGTGTGGTTGTTAACGGCAGAAGAGGCAGAGGTACGTATGTTTTTTCTACAACTCCAAGTATGTGTGTTATACAGATTTGCAATCCTTATAAAACATATAGATTGGTAATCcataagttataattttttttaattttttataaaaaaaaattattgttttttgtaatataattagttttattatttaaaatgtttttaaatatgtatagTTTGATAATTCATTTgtatgttttagtttttatagtatgaaagtgatatttatttttaaataatttagacttttattttaaatttattttttagtccttgtaattttatgaattacaattaactacacGAATTTAGCAACACATTCATACGTAATTACAATTACCTTTAAATTAATTGCACGCCTCTTGCTCATTTTATGCATTGGGCTTCATTTGCATCACACTAACTTTTATCCCTAAGGTTCTTCCTATAACCGTGTCTAAAGTCCGATGCAATTATATGATTCTAACCATAATATGCACatttaaacaataataacaattgatGTCATAATTCAAATAACAGTTTGGTTTCATAAACTAACTAACAAattcactaataaaaaaatttaattaaaaatattgaataaattagtatttaataattcataaataaatatttaattattttttaatacttttatatattcataaatcaatatagaaattgtttttaaatatttatagactTTACAACACTAATTCtagtaaacttaaatatatgataaaaatttaagtacaattttgtttttttatttctaataaatgagtatttcattttttaacaaattagtaTTTgaatactttaaattttttataaaaaaaatgaacaagtcttgattttatactttcaaagactatttatataaatatttattactattagtgtaataatatttatatcattatatcaataaaaataaattattcatttacaaatttatattttcttgttaaaCTAATTTCTACAATATATACTTACAAAAATTtggaattaattatatttataaatttataaataactatttcaatatcaaatataattaaatttcttatattttaaaaataaataaataaaaatagcaattatacattcatttttaaattaaaaaaattataaattaattatttgttgaattaattaattattaaaagtcaacttcaaaaaacaaatataattaattaaataaatacaacaatatttatttattaaataaatattgtaacaacaaaatagtaatttatttctaaataataataatttattcaattattattttattaattagtaaattaaaaaataagtatacaAATTATTAATCCGTATGCATTATACAAATTTTGAATCTATATAATGACTACACAATCTCATTAAAAATTATCGAGTGGAAAAGAGGAATTTACTGCAAAGGTGAATGCAATGACAATGACAGAGACTAGCATCAAGGCGCAATGGGAGACAAGAACAAAGACTGTGCGGTGAGAAGAAGCAAAGAAGGAAGGGTAACAGCAATGCGTACAAAGAGGGAgacctttttaaaattttaaataaaggaTAATTTTATTAGTGCACAAAAAATAAtgctggtgcacctagcaaaaCTCCACCCAATGTCAGTAGGATTAATTTTCATATGTGACCCACTTCAAAATTGCCCGAACATTTATATTATAACGCATAGTCCCTATTTTGTAGCTAACTGAAAGATTGTTGTTTGTATTgcttaattgaatgatgtattttcATTATGCAATATGAAATTGACACTCACTAAGTAACGGGTGaattcctttatatatatatatataggattaacttctttcattcataatatGATACGAAATACAGTTTGATATATCATGATGTATATGAAGACTGGCATAGGAAATGGCAGTTGTGACAAGGGAGT from Glycine soja cultivar W05 chromosome 8, ASM419377v2, whole genome shotgun sequence includes:
- the LOC114422777 gene encoding uncharacterized protein At5g39865-like, which translates into the protein MGCVSSNLLNQDEDFSTQLGSSALGHHIVSLTSTTYGLLTLDPPSTPPSRFTLGSLFPSEPEVINSWELMSGLDTDSFRFSPLPLPKPKENRLTPPTGSKLLLTPTLADRFEKICPPNGEKRVVIYTTSLRGVRTTFEACNAVRAALEGFGVVICERDVSMHSGFREELRTLLKGKQVMVPPRVFVKGLYIGGADEMLKVAEEGLLGDLLDGLPRKKVGAVCVGCGDLRFLPCFNCNGSCKTLVKEQGRTVVVKCTHCNENGLVLCPLCT